A part of Salvelinus alpinus chromosome 23, SLU_Salpinus.1, whole genome shotgun sequence genomic DNA contains:
- the LOC139550099 gene encoding vesicle-associated membrane protein-associated protein A-like produces the protein MSKLEQILVLDPPCDLRFKGPFTDVVTTNLKLKNPSDRRVCFKVKTTAPKRYCVRPNSGIIDVGATVTISVMLQPFDYDPNEKSKHKFMVQSIFATPDVAEMDAMWKDVKPHDLMDSKLRCVFDLPSENDQVIDVDLNSKATAPVQNSSKVADGPVLTTAKTVSASMNDSEMKKLTEECKRLQAEMDKLTGENRQLKDDGVRMRRAAQRSDHMTSNQTGSSMMQQTTAASLPSLLVVIAAIFIGFFIGKFIL, from the exons ATGTCAAAGTTGGAGCAGATCCTTGTTCTCGACCCCCCCTGTGACCTCAGATTTAAAG GTCCCTTCACTGACGTCGTCACCACCAACCTGAAGCTGAAGAACCCGTCTGATAGAAGAGTGTGTTTCAAAGTGAAGACCACGGCTCCCAAGAGGTACTGCGTACGGCCCAACAGCGGCATCATCGACGTAGGCGCTACCGTCACCATCTCTG TAATGCTCCAGCCCTTTGACTACGACCCCAATGAGAAAAGTAAACACAAATTCATGGTCCAGAGTATCTTTGCTACACCTGATGTGGCTGAGATGGATGCAATG TGGAAAGATGTGAAACCTCATGATCTCATGGACTCCAAGCTGAGATGTGTATTCGACCTGCCTTCTGAAAACGATCAAGTG ATTGACGTGGATTTGAACAGCAAAGCGACGGCTCCTGTGCAGAACTCGTCCAAGGTGGCGGACGGTCCCGTGCTAACAACGGCGAAGACCGTCAGCGCCTCGATGAACGACTCTGAGATGAAGAAACTAACAGAAGAGTGCAAGAGACTGCAGGCCGAGATGGATAAGCTGACTGGAGAGAACCGACAACTCAAG GACGACGGTGTTAGAATGAGAAGGGCTGCCCAGCGTTCTGACCACATGACATCGAACCAGACGGGCTCCTCCATGATGCAACAGACGACCGccgcctccctcccctctctcctcgttGTCATAGCAGCCATCTTCATCGGATTCTTCATCGGGAAGTTCATCTTGTAA